The following coding sequences lie in one candidate division KSB1 bacterium genomic window:
- the tnpA gene encoding IS200/IS605 family transposase, whose product MPYWRLHYHGIWSCKNRAPLITPELEPELYKYLLGKGLELGAIMHEVGGIEDHTHVVFSLPPKYAVAEFIGKLKGASSHWVTHVLKHPGEFDWQRGYGVLSFGDKNLPTVIAYARNQKEHHQQQTTHEAMEKWSEEEDGVVVYYDGSETGG is encoded by the coding sequence ATGCCCTATTGGCGATTGCATTATCACGGGATCTGGTCGTGCAAAAATCGCGCGCCATTGATCACGCCGGAATTGGAGCCGGAGCTCTACAAATATCTGCTCGGCAAGGGCCTGGAATTGGGTGCGATCATGCACGAGGTTGGCGGCATCGAAGATCACACGCACGTCGTATTTTCATTGCCGCCGAAATATGCCGTCGCCGAATTTATCGGCAAGCTCAAAGGCGCGAGCTCACACTGGGTGACGCACGTGTTGAAACACCCCGGTGAATTTGATTGGCAACGCGGTTATGGCGTGCTCTCGTTCGGCGATAAAAATTTGCCGACGGTGATTGCCTACGCGCGCAATCAGAAAGAGCATCACCAACAGCAGACAACCCACGAGGCCATGGAAAAATGGAGCGAGGAGGAGGATGGGGTGGTGGTGTATTATGATGGTTCGGAGACGGGAGGGTGA
- a CDS encoding CRISPR-associated ring nuclease: MLNPSSQSSTLIATLGSEAQVVSLTWQKLQDEGYWVNEIVVVHTAPENEPTRTALAKLTDFFEQMAEPDLRLQFVVVGGEYPVADTVTEEDLEAVFETLYRTVLKSKLAGKAVHLCIAGGRKIMSAYGVTVAQLLFDDNDHLWYLLSFGEVLEKKRMLAHEGDDVKLIPIPVFHWSPVPPVMTPLALAEDPWQALTKQQQLWRQEAYRRKREFVERTLTRAEREVVELLVREGLSNEAIAERLHRSVRTVGNHLSHVYDKLHEFLGFRDDIPTDRAVVIAELAPVFLLIRPKIRPKINHGAKK; this comes from the coding sequence ATGCTTAATCCATCATCCCAAAGCTCCACCCTCATCGCCACCCTCGGTTCCGAGGCGCAGGTCGTTTCATTAACTTGGCAGAAGTTACAGGACGAGGGCTACTGGGTCAATGAGATCGTCGTCGTGCATACGGCCCCGGAAAATGAGCCGACACGCACGGCGCTGGCGAAGCTCACGGATTTTTTTGAGCAAATGGCTGAACCGGACTTGCGACTCCAATTTGTCGTGGTTGGCGGGGAATATCCAGTTGCCGATACCGTGACCGAAGAAGATTTGGAAGCGGTTTTCGAGACACTGTATCGAACCGTGCTGAAGAGCAAACTGGCCGGCAAAGCCGTGCATCTGTGCATAGCTGGCGGCCGCAAGATCATGTCCGCCTATGGCGTAACCGTGGCGCAATTGCTTTTTGATGATAACGATCACCTTTGGTATTTGCTTTCCTTCGGCGAGGTGCTGGAAAAGAAACGCATGCTGGCGCATGAGGGTGATGACGTCAAGCTCATTCCCATTCCTGTTTTCCACTGGAGCCCGGTGCCACCGGTGATGACTCCATTGGCGTTGGCGGAAGATCCGTGGCAAGCCCTGACAAAGCAGCAGCAACTGTGGCGACAAGAAGCTTATCGGCGCAAACGCGAATTTGTCGAACGCACGTTGACGCGCGCCGAGCGCGAGGTGGTTGAGCTGTTGGTGCGCGAAGGCCTGAGCAATGAAGCCATTGCCGAGCGTTTGCATCGCAGCGTGCGTACTGTCGGCAATCACCTCAGCCATGTTTACGATAAGCTTCACGAGTTTCTCGGCTTCCGCGACGACATCCCGACCGACCGCGCGGTGGTGATTGCGGAATTGGCGCCGGTGTTTTTGTTAATTCGCCCCAAAATTCGCCCCAAGATAAATCATGGGGCTAAGAAATGA
- a CDS encoding DUF3800 domain-containing protein, giving the protein MWYLYLDESGDLGFDFVNKRPSNFFTVTIMVVEGIENNRALINGVRRTLDRKLNPGGKRHRIVTELKGYRTSIAVKEYFYNQLAKIPFNLYSVTLNKRQILDRSAGEKHRVYNYISRLVLEAIPFEFAQTRINLIIDKSKNKEQILAFNSSVINQLLGRLDPQIPIEIDHLSSVANHGLQAVDVFSWGIFKKYESGDTEWLDMFSSRLKYDKQYP; this is encoded by the coding sequence ATGTGGTATCTTTATCTCGATGAAAGCGGGGATTTAGGGTTTGATTTTGTCAACAAAAGGCCGTCGAACTTTTTTACGGTCACAATAATGGTTGTCGAAGGCATAGAAAACAACAGGGCTCTTATCAATGGAGTCAGAAGAACGCTGGATAGAAAGCTAAATCCCGGCGGGAAAAGGCATAGAATCGTCACAGAACTCAAAGGCTATAGAACATCCATTGCAGTCAAGGAATATTTTTACAATCAGTTGGCTAAAATTCCTTTTAACCTATATTCTGTCACACTCAATAAGCGGCAGATATTGGATAGGTCAGCAGGAGAAAAACATCGTGTCTACAATTATATCTCAAGGTTGGTACTTGAAGCAATCCCTTTTGAGTTTGCGCAGACACGCATTAATTTGATTATCGACAAAAGCAAGAACAAGGAACAAATATTGGCATTCAATTCTTCTGTGATCAATCAACTATTGGGAAGATTGGATCCTCAAATTCCCATCGAGATTGATCACCTTTCATCGGTTGCGAATCATGGTCTTCAAGCTGTAGACGTCTTTTCTTGGGGGATTTTTAAAAAATACGAAAGTGGAGATACTGAATGGCTTGATATGTTTTCTAGCAGGTTGAAATACGACAAGCAATACCCATAA
- the cas6 gene encoding CRISPR system precrRNA processing endoribonuclease RAMP protein Cas6, translating into MSFIQLSIPGHGAYSLPPLPCLRLRFSLVPRQEAFLPSFKGSLLRGAFGHALRRTVCVMGPQQPCPTCMLRKQCVHPRLFETLIEPDEPVPRFLRGLPTAPRPYIFEPFDEQRLYRPGESLRFDLILIGRATELHPFAIFAVSQMAESGLGFKRIPFQLDKVLWQKAIEKAQVASKKWQVANGKWQVAKSKEQTEKNKQKTANEKLQLASEQEIEDEWRLLYDGATKRLLETPTPQLLTTSHITNSALSLATCHLRFLTPTRLKFNNTLTIDFSFRMLVFKMIRRVLELAHFHVPGVAIDWEFHPLLVAADAVKIVHRDLRWMDWERRSNRQKTEMLMGGFVGEMVLEGDLSPFVDLLRTCEVVHVGKGCVFGNGKIEANFKQQKENSK; encoded by the coding sequence ATGTCCTTTATTCAATTAAGTATCCCCGGCCATGGGGCTTATTCTTTGCCGCCCCTTCCGTGCTTGCGGCTGCGCTTTAGCCTCGTCCCCCGGCAAGAGGCCTTTCTGCCCTCTTTTAAAGGCTCCTTGCTGCGCGGCGCCTTTGGCCACGCCTTGCGCCGCACTGTGTGTGTCATGGGCCCGCAGCAGCCCTGTCCCACCTGCATGCTGCGCAAGCAATGCGTCCATCCCCGACTCTTCGAAACTCTAATCGAACCCGACGAGCCGGTGCCGCGCTTCTTACGCGGCCTGCCCACCGCGCCGCGGCCCTACATCTTCGAGCCCTTCGATGAGCAACGTCTCTACCGTCCCGGTGAATCCCTGCGATTCGATCTCATTCTCATCGGCCGGGCAACTGAACTGCATCCCTTCGCCATTTTTGCGGTTTCACAGATGGCGGAGTCGGGCTTGGGTTTCAAGCGAATTCCTTTCCAGTTAGACAAAGTCTTGTGGCAAAAGGCAATTGAGAAGGCGCAAGTTGCAAGTAAGAAGTGGCAAGTTGCAAATGGCAAGTGGCAAGTTGCAAAAAGCAAAGAGCAAACAGAAAAAAACAAACAGAAAACAGCAAATGAGAAGTTGCAACTCGCAAGTGAACAGGAAATCGAGGATGAATGGCGGTTGCTGTACGATGGCGCAACCAAACGCCTGCTCGAAACCCCAACTCCGCAATTGCTAACAACCAGCCACATAACCAATTCGGCTTTGTCACTTGCCACTTGCCACTTGCGCTTTTTGACCCCCACCCGCCTGAAATTCAACAACACCCTCACCATCGACTTCTCCTTCCGCATGCTCGTGTTCAAAATGATCCGACGCGTGCTTGAGCTGGCGCATTTTCACGTGCCCGGCGTCGCAATTGATTGGGAATTTCACCCATTATTGGTTGCTGCTGATGCCGTGAAAATTGTGCATCGCGACTTGCGTTGGATGGATTGGGAGCGCCGCAGCAACCGCCAGAAGACCGAAATGCTGATGGGCGGCTTCGTCGGCGAAATGGTTTTGGAAGGAGACTTGTCCCCGTTTGTAGATTTACTGCGCACGTGCGAGGTGGTGCATGTGGGCAAGGGATGCGTGTTTGGGAATGGCAAAATAGAGGCAAACTTCAAACAGCAAAAAGAAAACAGCAAGTAG